The following proteins are co-located in the Candidatus Zixiibacteriota bacterium genome:
- a CDS encoding bifunctional methionine sulfoxide reductase B/A protein, which translates to MKQNTLTSDEKRVIVDKGTEAPFTGKYYNHKEAGVYTCKRCDAPLFKSTDKFDSGCGWPSFDDAIKGAVSQVPDADGRRTEIVCNFCRAHLGHVFVGEGLTEKNTRHCVNSISMNFTSETAQLESAKAYFAGGCFWGTEHLLQSAEGVLGVRSGYMGGRIDNPSYRDICSGSTGHAETVEVLFDPSKIDFESLAKLFFEIHDPTQVNRQGPDVGDQYRSAVFYVDDHQREITEKLIGLLKANGYAVVTEVVQADKFWAAEDYHQDYYERSGKEPYCHVYQKRF; encoded by the coding sequence ATGAAACAGAACACGCTCACATCAGATGAAAAAAGAGTCATCGTGGATAAAGGTACCGAAGCGCCATTCACCGGAAAGTACTACAATCACAAAGAAGCCGGCGTGTATACGTGCAAGCGGTGCGATGCGCCCTTGTTCAAGTCGACCGACAAGTTTGACTCCGGCTGTGGCTGGCCCAGTTTTGATGATGCCATCAAAGGGGCGGTGAGCCAGGTGCCCGATGCCGACGGCCGCCGCACCGAAATCGTGTGCAACTTTTGCCGGGCTCATTTGGGACACGTTTTTGTCGGCGAAGGATTAACCGAGAAGAACACCCGACACTGTGTCAACTCGATCTCAATGAATTTCACTTCCGAGACGGCTCAGCTTGAAAGCGCCAAAGCGTACTTCGCCGGTGGCTGTTTCTGGGGGACTGAGCATCTTCTGCAGTCTGCCGAAGGTGTTCTCGGCGTGCGCTCGGGCTATATGGGCGGACGAATTGACAATCCCAGTTACCGGGACATTTGCTCAGGAAGCACCGGTCATGCCGAGACGGTCGAAGTTTTGTTCGATCCTTCCAAGATCGATTTTGAGAGTCTGGCCAAACTGTTTTTCGAAATCCACGACCCCACTCAGGTCAACCGACAGGGACCGGACGTGGGTGATCAGTATCGTTCGGCGGTCTTCTATGTCGACGACCATCAGCGAGAGATCACCGAGAAGCTGATAGGCCTATTGAAGGCCAACGGCTACGCGGTCGTTACTGAGGTGGTGCAAGCCGACAAGTTTTGGGCGGCCGAAGACTACCATCAGGATTACTACGAACGATCCGGCAAAGAGCCTTACTGCCATGTCTATCAGAAACGGTTTTGA